The Cynocephalus volans isolate mCynVol1 chromosome 1, mCynVol1.pri, whole genome shotgun sequence region cggggcagtgagtggcctggtggtgcaggcgggagccgcgtgggcatccaccccccgaacagagctgtgccagggatcactcacagtgctgtgccaggtcgggcgctcgctctgtctctggtttgttgccttccgtgttctcggcgctgccgcctcgggctgttcagtcgcggcgccgctcgggcgctcccaggaatcttctttaatgccggcctgaaacctcgaatcctgaatagggcagctggccgccttcagtgcggccccagcctccgggatcctggctgcatccacagcagccctggcgccgtgttccctgtttcaagactcgcttttgcagctaagaatcagttcttttcctgctccacacttcaaagctgttgcctgtaaatgaggcagcctctcctgccgggggcaaagtggcgttgagcccccacgaccggccagcagcagcagtcctcccttaagagatggccagaggaaggtccacaagtttcccgactgcttgaggcccagtggccaccttttccacctcagctactccgcgccagccgccgcagccgccgccatcttgaaaacctaaTTCTCAGTTTCAAAAAGTCCTCGAAGTCCAAGGTGCAGTAATTATTTCCAGTCTCAAAATAATGTTTCATCATGGTTTATGTAGCTCATTAAGTTACTCCATACCTACTGCTTACCAAACAACCTTTGGATTTCAGTCAAGCAGGGTTCATTGAATTGTGATTTCTGAGAAAACTACACAAAGTTCCTGACAGTTCTTTGGAGAATTGTATTTGgtatattttatatgcaaattggtttataatgtattttaaaaagcttgaAACATTTTATAGAGAGCTGAAATGCTTGTCAAATTGAGGTTTTCTAtaaattaccatttttatttttcagcaggACATCTGGAATTATTACCATATCTGTATCAGACCAGACATCTGCATAATATGCCTCAAGTCTTTGAAGACTGATTAGCACATCAAAGTCagcttattttttcataaataccTTCACTTTGATATATACTGTTTTTGACCGCTTTTTCTAGAGGTGATCTTGAATCAGTAtatccttcttttctcctccccctttATCTTGCTTATCAAGTCTTTCTTAACCAAGTCTCCCCTATcttaaaaaagcaaggaaacaaaatGCACAAGCAAAatgccagacacacacacagaccttGTTGccccttgttttatttattttcactgctaAATTTCTTAACTTTCTGCAATTTGGCATTTACCCTTGTAATTTTATTAAGATAGCCTTCCCCAAAGTTGCAAAATACAGTAATTTTGCCTAGTCTGTTTTGAACCTTCTTCTTTTTGAACAATTTGCATTACAATAATCATTTATGTTGAAAGGCAAATTTAATTTAAACCTTCTACAAAAGTATATTCTTGTATATAACTTTGGTACGTAATTTTTACAGCTAAGATGGGGAAGATAATTGAAGTGACGGAAAGTAAATCTTTATTAGGATTAATCTTAGACGTTTAAAACTTACTTTTACCAGCTTAATATTAGGAGGAAATAGCCATCACTTAAAACAAgtacttaaatttaaaagaagataaacagtaaacagatatcatttaaaataaaataaaataaacctatgTTTCTTTGAACTTTAAGTTCTATTTGTAGTAGATGTGGATTTCAAATTCAGAAACCAATTATAAGCTACCTTAGCCAGATTTGCATAAGAAGTTTGAAATATTGGGTTATGCcatcaatttaattttcacattctCCTTTTagacttttctaattattttaattgaaagagGAAAAGCTGTCTTTGTATACATATACTATAAATTAGTGTTAAATGTTAGAttctaaaaaataacaacaaattagGTATCATCTtttgaatacttactatgtgtGATAAAATTGTGCCAATTTTTTCACTTGCTATCTTTTCAGTCTCTCTGAGGTGCAGAATCTGTtaactatatatacatacatatatacatgtgtgtgtatgtgtatgtatatatatttatttatatatatatatatatattttttttttttttgagaatccATAGGCTTAAAGAAgttacagggccgagcccgtggcgcactcgtgagagtgctgcgctgggagcgcagcaacgctcctgccgcgggttcggatcctatataggaatggccagtgcactcactggctgagtgctggtcacgaaaaagacaaaaaaaaaaaaaaaaaaagttacaaagatcTCCAAGGTAATTTAGCTAGTGATagtgctgggatttgaatccagacagTCTATGATTCCTGATCCCATGTGGTCATTAACAGTATGtaatctttcttttgtctttggttGCTCTTATCAAGGGTCTAATTAAGGGTTTAAGTTGAAAAGAACCAATATTTGGCTTTGATGGACCAACTGTATTCTCTTATGCGCAAGTCATTACAACAGtgatttcttatttcttccaGTAAAATacctttgaaagaaaagaaattagtgaGTTGGGTCTGTTTTCTAGAGAATAACATGGtcatataaaaaaattgttttaaaatacatttatgatGACCaggataatttaaaaatgatattatcCAAACTGCCAAGTATGTATCATTAATAAAGTATCTGAAATAACTCAATGAAACACATCtctgctgtgatttttttctctgctgtaatttttaatgaaaggaaatatttatttttttaatgaaaaattacagATGAGATACAGTATTAGATTGTAGTGGTTTTAATGTTTTAagcttctttttgttgttttcaaaaagagagagagtaaagattgtctttcattttcagatattaaaactGCCTAAATATGGACTTATAAGAAATACTTTCACTGTActggccacccaccaaaaaataaaaaaataaagaaatacttttAAGACATATTCTCTAAAGTGACTCTGCTTTTTCATTATGTTtgcaaaattaatataattaataatttagtaattaaaaattactaaagatgatttatagaaatgtttaatttattttcccccctaacatttttctttctgttgatgGAATTTCCCAGTTATCCATTtggttaaaaaggaaataaatggttTAGAATGCCTAGCTTTGTTGCACATCTTTGAAAGTCTTTAGCGATATTGCTGATCTtagaaaaaatggaataattgAATAAAGACACATTTATTTCAGCTtgtgaaatttttatattttccaaggtatatgtttttttaatacaaaacatTTTAACTGCTGAGTAAAGAGTAAGATTCAGATTTGGGGAATTTGTCTTAATTATTGCCTTCTATAATAgcagaaattaaaactaaaatttaattgaaaattaaaattaaatccaTTACTAGATTTGATGTACTTATTTTAGGATTAGTTGATATTAAGTACTATATTGATATAGTGGGAATTACTGATATTCAAAAGAAAATCCCACACAGTCGTGATACAAAAGATATGTCTTTGGATTTCATGAATTTCTTTGGAATTTGTGTtaatctgtttgggctgctataaccaaatgccataaactgggtagcttatatacaacagaaatttatttctcgcagttctgggggctgggaagtccaaggtcaaggtgtcagcagattcCGTGTCTGGTGACAGCAGCCTTCCACATAACTAGCCTTCTCACTCTAACCTTACATGGAAGAAGGGGTGAGTTTTTTTTCtctggcctcttttataagggcaccagtcccATTCTTGAGGGCTTCatcccatgacctaatcacctttcaaagttcccacctcctaataccatcacttgtggggaggaggaaggatttcaacatatgaattttggggagacagacatttagaccatagcatgATGTCACATAATTTGTGCTTCTAATTCATTTGTTTCCATGGTAGTGaatctaaaattaaaacatattttagttCAAGTATTATGTTTTGCTATAAAGTGAATCTTGTATAAGAATTAACTATTTTGGAGATAATAAATACTTggaaagtagaaatagaaataacgatttgtttattctcttagattttctttgtttaatcATTACACACAAAATTACTGCTATGTCAGatcttttcatttaacattttctttttgcccGAGTTTTGACACTTTAATTTTCgaaatgaaacaataaatctttGCTGGACCTAGGCTATtagcattaaaattattttcagaaaaaaaaaaaatcagaaaaaagtattttgtagaaaaacacattttcttgATTTGATTGTTTCTGACAGGCATGGATACCTGAATAGACTGTTTCTACAATTAACATTAGGTATTTTTAGATCAGTTTGATTAGATGTAAGCTAAATTGTCTCTGAtgtcatttttgttcttttgatttaaaatggtatatgaagaaaaatccccaaaaaacacaacacacacacacacgcacacacacgttattttaaaataaaactaaaaatgaatttaatatttcATGGGGTATAGACAGGCCTAACACCAAAGAGTGGAAGATATACTCTCAAGCCTTGGATCAAGCTAGTTTATGTTAAGCTCTCTTTGCTGAGAATCCTAACAAAGATAATTTAACAGATCATTTAGTTTAATTCCTTCATTTTAAAGACGAAGaaacagggctggcctgtggctcattcgggagagtgtggtgctgataataccaaggccacgggttcggatcacatatagggatggctggttggctcactgggtgagcgtggtgctgacgacaccaagtcaagggttaagatccccttaccggtcatcttttaaaaaaataaataaataaaaaataaagatgaagaaacagatcCAAATGTTTACGTGActaacccaagatcacacagctgattAGTATCATAGGTGTCATTGGAACCCATATCATATGACTCTGTTGCTTTGTCTGCTAAGAATATATTGCCTGTCTTAGAAAATTAGGCAGCAGGTGCCATGTCTGGCCACAAAGGTGGCAAGATGAAGCCCCTGAAACAGTCCAAGAAGCAGGCCAAGGAGATGGACAAGGAAGATAAGGCTTTCaagcagaaacaaaaagaggAGCAGAAGAAACtagaggaaacaaaagcaaaggtTGCACAGAAGGGCCCCTTTGCCACAGGTGGAATTAAGAAATCTGGCAAAAAGATAAGCTGTTCCTCTTGCCTGAGGCAATGGTAATCCTTGATTCCATTGCTGTTTGAACATCTAGGTTCCCTGCCATAGCATATTTTGCCACCTATAGCTAGAATGAAGTGTTGTCATGCAGGCTGTTGTACATTTAAGAATAAActttggcaaaaaagaaaaaaaaagtatctctTGACTTCTAAGTGCTTAACaataaaagcacaaataaaaaaaatcttaacatttcaaaaatatccttgatgaatgaaataatctctttcatttattgatttccagttaaAACAACCCTTCCCCACAACCACTCTTCCCAAATGTCGAGAATGGCCACACCCAAGAGTTATTGTGAAAGGACAAGCATTGACTGGGGTTAAAGGGAGAGAATTCAATTAAGGCGGTAACTGAGTTGAGATCCATTTAGTAATCATTGCTTTTCTATTAtaagtaaactttttattaagtatactttattgaagtataacataaatatgaaaaagtgcACAAATCCTAAATTTACAGCTCAATTTTTTTTCGCCAAGTGAACACATTGGTTAGTCATAGTTTTAAAGGTAATCCTTAAGAAGTAGTTATGTAGTTTCCTTGATAGTAATTTTTTTGATcctgaaaataatatataaaacttggagTTCTTAGTCTCATTTGTCATCCATCCTCCACATATTCCAGAAGAGTAGCAGTTTATCAGGAGAATGCTGAAGCTCCATTCAGGAACTTTTGGCCTCATGACAACCAAATTCCATTTGATTCAATAACTACTAGTGCTGAGATGCTCCCAGACGGTTGATAAGTTTGACTTTTGATTTGACTTCAGGTTTGAGGATGATATCATACACCATGCTGCTATGCTCAATGTATGCTCAGTACATAGATGGAAATAGCTGCAGATACCAATACAAGATGCCAGATTTTTTCCAAATTCTAAACAAAAAGTTTTTCAGCTATAATCTTTTGCCATATTCTtgtatcttagtctgtttgggctgctgttACAGAGTAATAATAGACTGGGTGgttcataaacaacagaaatttatttctcttagtcctggaggttgggaaatccaagatGAAAGCACCTGTAGATTTAATGTTTGGTGAgagcccactttctggttcatagatggcttGCCTTCGCACTGTGTCCTCACCTGACAGAAGGGGCAAGAGAGTTCTCTGGGGTTCCTTTTACAAGGgtactaatctcattcatgaggactccacccttaTGTCCCagtcatctcccaaaggccccaccttttaataccatcacattaggggtGAAGATTTCAACGTATGAATGTTGTTGGGATATAAATATTCAGACTTTAGCCCCTTGCTATTTTGAACTCTTTTTGTGACTTACTGTTTGTCCAATTAAGTTCTTTGTTCAGTAAAGGTACTGCATTTCCAATTGCCACCAAGTTAGTCCTTTATATTGTGTTTATAGTACTTATAATCCATAACTACAGCAGGGTTTGACATGTTGGTTGAAAGTATTTGTAAGTATCCTGCACCCACAACCCTTAATTCTGTTAAGCTcccatatattcttatttttctttagcctACCATGAAATAGTTCCTCAGACACTCTGCTGAATGTAGTATTTCTGGATTAATGAGCATCACTGCACTACTGATGAAGGTGCTGCACTACTAGACCTAGCAATTAGTGACATTGTTGgtgataacatttttttaaaactttttattttgaaattatttcaggcttataaaaagttgcaagaataataTGAAGAATTCTTGTATGCCTATCACTTAGCTTCtccaaatgttaatattttactacatttgctttatcattttctctatatgtatatgttgtcttttttctgaaccatttgagagtcgGTTACAGATATGATGCCCTTTAATGCCTAAATTCTTCAGTGTATTTCCTAGAAAGCAAAGACATTTTCTTATATAACCATAATGCAGTggtcaaaatcaggaaattaacattgataaaataccatttttaatctaCAGGCCTTCAAATATCATTAATTGTgctaataatgtcctttatagcaaaagaaaacatttttttggtCCAGGATACAAATCTAGGATCATGCATTGCATTTAATTatgtctctttattttcctttaatctgtgacagttcctcaatctttcttgtatttcatgacttgacattttttaagaatatagatctgttattttgtagaatattccTTAGTTTGGGTTTATTGGATGTTTTTTCATTATTAGACTCAGGTAATGCATTTTTAGC contains the following coding sequences:
- the LOC134389033 gene encoding translation machinery-associated protein 7-like codes for the protein MSGHKGGKMKPLKQSKKQAKEMDKEDKAFKQKQKEEQKKLEETKAKVAQKGPFATGGIKKSGKKISCSSCLRQW